A genomic window from Aquila chrysaetos chrysaetos chromosome 9, bAquChr1.4, whole genome shotgun sequence includes:
- the MLEC gene encoding malectin, whose translation MVGAGARGAPLLLPPLLLLLLLPPPLLLLLLPRGAAGGLADSVVWAVNAGGDAHVDVNGIHFRKDPLEGRVGRASDYGMKLPILRSNAEDQILYQTERYNEETFGYEVPIKEEGDYVLVLKFAEVYFAQSQQKVFDVRLNGHVVVKDLDIFDRVGHSTAHDEIIPMSIKKGKLSVQGEVSTFTGKLHIEFVKGYYDNPKICALYILQGTVEDVPKLQPHPGLEKKEEDDDEDEYDDGSSVKKQANKNRVQSGPRTPNPYASDNSSLMFPILVAFGVFIPTLFCLCRL comes from the exons ATGGTGGGCGCCGGGGCGCGCGGGgcgccgctgctgctgccgcccttgctgctgctgctgctgctgccgccgccgctgctgctgctgctgctgccgcggggcgcggcgggcggcctCGCCGACAGCGTCGTCTGGGCCGTCAATGCGGGCGGCGATGCCCATGTGGACGTGAACGGCATCCACTTCCGCAAGGACCCGCTCGAGGGCCGCGTGGGCCGAG CTTCTGACTATggtatgaagctgccaatcttGCGGTCCAACGCAGAAGATCAGATTCTGTACCAGACTGAGCGTTACAATGAGGAAACCTTTGGCTATGAAGTTCCCATCAAAGAGGAGGGTGACTATGTGCTGGTGTTGAAGTTTGCGGAGGTCTATTTTGCACAATCTCAACAGAAG GTATTTGATGTTCGCTTGAATGGCCACGTGGTGGTGAAGGACTTGGACATTTTTGACAGAGTTGGACACAGCACAGCTCACGATGAGATCATTCCCATGAGTATCAAAAAGGGGAAACTGAGTGTCCAGGGAGAGGTTTCCACGTTCACGGGGAAGCTCCACATTGAGTTTGTAAAG GGCTACTATGACAATCCAAAAATCTGTGCCCTATACATCCTGCAAGGAACAGTGGAAG ATGTTCCAAAGCTGCAGCCACACCCAGGtctggagaaaaaagaggaagatgatgatgaagatgaaTATGATGATGGCTCCAGTGTTAAAAAACAGGCAAATAAGAACCGGGTTCAGTCAGGCCCACGCACACCAAACCCATATGCCTCGGACAACAGCAGCCTCATGTTTCCTATATTGGTGGCCTTTGGTGTCTTCATTCCTAccctcttctgcctctgccgATTGTGA